One Lycium barbarum isolate Lr01 chromosome 5, ASM1917538v2, whole genome shotgun sequence genomic window carries:
- the LOC132639207 gene encoding uncharacterized protein LOC132639207 has protein sequence MAKSTFEVELRGHIDEMKKMGRDCLDDLMYYNLHKWCKGYFKNHNKCDSVDNNMAESFNNWILAARYKTIITMLEKIRVKMMKIIGQLREFSNTWITDISPMSLKTLQENINKSMKCSLSRNGERGFEIRDLWGCTHCVDIVRQTCSCRSWKLKSIPCPNAVAALHYKRLEPIHYVASCYNKYTYLSTYAHFIQSMNNMNMWPISNNPRVKSPVIRQMPGRPSKARRKEAHERKNK, from the coding sequence ATGGCAAAGTCCACTTTTGAAGTTGAACTGAGGGGTCATAttgatgaaatgaagaaaatgggcAGAGACTGTTTGGATGATCTCATGTATTACAACTTACATAAATGGTGCAAAGGGTACTTCAAAAATCACAACAAGTGTGATTCAGTGGACAACAACATGGCTGAGAGTTTTAACAACTGGATATTGGCTGCAAGATACAAAACAATTATCACAATGCTAGAAAAGATTAGGGTGAAGATGATGAAAATTATTGGTCAGTTGAGAGAGTTTTCAAATACATGGATCACTGATATATCTCCCATGTCTCTCAAGACTCTACAAGAAAACATTAACAAGTCAATGAAGTGCAGTTTATCTCGGAATGGTGAAAGGGGTTTTGAAATTAGAGATCTTTGGGGTTGTACACATTGTGTTGACATTGTTAGGCAGACCTGTAGTTGCAGATCTTGGAAACTGAAGAGTATACCTTGTCCCAATGCAGTTGCTGCGCTACACTACAAGAGATTAGAGCCAATCCATTATGTAGCTAGCTGTTATAACAAGTATACCTATCTGAGCACATATGCTCATTTTATTCAGTCAATGAACAACATGAATATGTGGCCAATATCAAATAATCCAAGAGTAAAATCACCAGTAATCAGACAGATGCCTGGAAGACCAAGCAAAGCTAGAAGAAAGGAGGCTcatgaaagaaaaaataaatag
- the LOC132640489 gene encoding glutathione hydrolase 1-like, which produces MSITSLLMSKWHYSKFLVLLAFLLLNTRASTSLAYDRREVIKANHGAVATDDGRCSRIGRDVLREGGHAVDAAVAAAFCLGVVSPASSGTGGGAFMLISSENGTAQAFDMRETAPKKASKNMYAQNAALKSSGVLSIAVPGEIAGLYKAWKQYGKLPWRRLVRPAAHLARYGFKISPYLHMQMLRSESDIMADKGLRNLFTSNGSLLQIGEACYNKQLAKTLRAISAYGTKPFYNGSIGVKLIKDIRKSGGILTMEDLQQYQVRIREPIAADVMGFKILGMPPPSAGGAAMVLILNILAQYGVPMEGPSSLLIHRQIEALKHAFALKMNLGDPDFVDVKKVINDMLSTKFAKQLKKTIYDNMTFNSNHYGGKWNQINDHGTSHMSIVDSERNAVSMTSTVNAYFGAKYLSPSTGIVLNNEMDDFSVPAKRSENVPPPAPANFIHPGKRPLSSMTPSIILKGGQLRAVVGASGGAMIIAGTTEIFLNHFARGMDPFSSVMAPRYYHQLIPNVLQYENWTVVTGDHIELPAKTRAALQKKGHVLQSIAGGTICQFVVQEFKSLKLGELVAVSDPRKGGFPAGF; this is translated from the exons ATGAGCATAACTT CTCTGTTAATGTCAAAGTGGCATTACTCTAAATTTCTGGTTCTGCTGGCATTTCTGTTGTTGAACACAAGAGCTAGTACGAGTTTAGCCTATGATAGACGTGAGGTAATAAAGGCAAATCACGGTGCTGTTGCCACAGACGATGGCCGATGCTCCAGGATTGGAAGAGATGTTCTGCGAGAAGGCGGCCATGCTGTGGATGCAGCAGTGGCTGCTGCATTTTGCTTGGGAGTTGTCAGTCCAGCGTCTAGTGgcaccggcggaggtgcattcaTGCTAATAAGCTCAGAAAATGGGACTGCACAAGCCTTTGATATGAGGGAAACTGCTCCCAAGAAAGCCTCTAAG AATATGTACGCGCAAAATGCGGCTCTAAAATCTAGCGGAGTTCTTTCAATAGCAGTTCCAGGAGAAATTGCTGGCCTTTACAAAGCATGGAAACAATACGGAAAGCTTCCATGGAGAAGGCTTGTGAGGCCAGCTGCACATCTAGCTCGTTACGGATTCAAGATTTCACCGTATCTTCACATGCAAATGCTCAGAAGTGAATCAGATATAATGGCCGATAAGGGACTTCGCAACTTGTTCACATCAAATGGTAGCCTTTTGCAGATAGGAGAAGCCTGTTATAACAAACAGTTAGCAAAAACACTTAGAGCAATTTCTGCATATGGAACTAAACCATTTTACAATGGATCGATTGGTGTCAAATTGATCAAAGATATAAGAAAATCCGGAGGCATATTGACAATGGAAGATTTGCAGCAATATCAAGTTAGAATAAGAGAACCTATCGCTGCAGATGTAATGGGATTTAAAATACTTGGTATGCCACCTCCTTCAGCAGGAGGCGCTGCAATGGTGCTA ATACTGAATATTCTTGCACAATATGGAGTTCCAATGGAAGGTCCGAGCTCCCTTCTTATTCATCGACAAATTGAAGCCCTGAAACATGCATTTGCATTGAAGATGAACCTTGGTGATCCAGATTTCGTCGACGTTAAAAAAGTCATAAATGATATGCTGTCAACTAAATTTGCAAAACAGTTGAAGAAGACCATATATGACAACATGACTTTCAATTCCAATCACTATGGTGGAAA GTGGAATCAGATCAATGATCATGGTACCAGCCACATGTCCATTGTGGACAGTGAACGAAATGCTGTTTCAATGACAAGCACCGTGAATGCTTACTTTGGTGCTAAGTATCTTTCACCAAGTACAGGGATAGTTCTTAACAATGAAATGGATGACTTCTCGGTTCCTGCAAAACGTTCCGAAAATGTTCCACCACCAGCACCTGCTAATTTTATCCATCCAGGCAAAAGGCCATTGTCATCAATGACACCTTCTATTATTCTCAAG GGTGGACAACTGAGAGCTGTTGTTGGTGCAAGTGGAGGAGCAATGATAATTGCTGGTACAACTGAGATTTTTCTGAATCATTTTGCAAGGGGAATGGATCCATTTTCTTCTGTAATGGCTCCAAGATATTACCATCAG CTGATTCCAAATGTTCTACAATACGAGAACTGGACAGTCGTGACAGGTGATCACATAGAACTTCCAGCAAAAACAAGGGCTGCCTTGCAAAAGAAGGGACATGTCCTGCAGAGTATTGCTGGAGGGACAATTTGCCAATTTGTTGTTCAAGAATTCAAGTCATTAAAGTTGGGGGAGCTTGTAGCTGTAAGTGATCCGAGGAAGGGCGGATTTCCTGCTGGCTTTTAG
- the LOC132640490 gene encoding uncharacterized protein LOC132640490 isoform X2, producing the protein MLSTLKLQLSSPLLDKNSDQLTTENKRKFSIRLPQRQLASISIQSENDLSSSEPLIASQLNSTVGSSSAPQQWTLTHRHINILNFIACAAAISATWLFFSAIPTLLAFRRAADSVAKLMDVTREELPDTMAAVRLSGMEISDLTMELSDIGQGLTQGVRSSTRAVRLAEERLRQFSSTNQSGSTSPNGDQDSRTSFSQKGEGPKGRDS; encoded by the exons ATGTTGAGTACACTCAAATTACAGCTATCCTCACCGTTACTCGACAAAAATTCCGACCAATTAACCACCGAAAACAAACGGAAGTTTAGTATTCGATTGCCGCAACGCCAATTGGCGTCTATTTCAATCCAATCCGAAAATGATTTGTCATCATCTGAGCCGTTGATTGCCTCTCAATTGAATTCCACCGTTGGATCTTCCTCTGCGCCTCAACAGTGGACACTTACTCATCGCCATATAAATATCCTCAATTTCATTGCGTGTGCT GCAGCAATTTCTGCAACCTGGCTGTTTTTCTCTGCAATTCCAACTCTTCTG GCTTTTAGGCGAGCTGCAGATTCAGTAGCGAAGCTAATGGATGTTACTAGAGAGGAGCTTCCTGATACTATGGCTGCAGTTCGACTCTCTGGTATGGAGATCAGTGACCTAACCATGGAGCTCAGTGACATTGG CCAAGGATTAACACAAGGCGTTAGAAGCTCAACTCGAGCTGTCCGCTTAGCAGAGGAAAGATTGCGACAATTTTCAAGCACAAATCAATCAG GGTCTACTAGTCCCAACGGCGACCAGGACAGCAGAACCAGCTTTAGCCAAAAAGGCGAGGGACCTAAGGGAAGGGATAGTTAA
- the LOC132640490 gene encoding uncharacterized protein LOC132640490 isoform X1 has protein sequence MLSTLKLQLSSPLLDKNSDQLTTENKRKFSIRLPQRQLASISIQSENDLSSSEPLIASQLNSTVGSSSAPQQWTLTHRHINILNFIACAAAISATWLFFSAIPTLLAFRRAADSVAKLMDVTREELPDTMAAVRLSGMEISDLTMELSDIGQGLTQGVRSSTRAVRLAEERLRQFSSTNQSATMQGLLVPTATRTAEPALAKKARDLREGIVKGRQVLQMLFALTRYSTTVSNFLKSRAKT, from the exons ATGTTGAGTACACTCAAATTACAGCTATCCTCACCGTTACTCGACAAAAATTCCGACCAATTAACCACCGAAAACAAACGGAAGTTTAGTATTCGATTGCCGCAACGCCAATTGGCGTCTATTTCAATCCAATCCGAAAATGATTTGTCATCATCTGAGCCGTTGATTGCCTCTCAATTGAATTCCACCGTTGGATCTTCCTCTGCGCCTCAACAGTGGACACTTACTCATCGCCATATAAATATCCTCAATTTCATTGCGTGTGCT GCAGCAATTTCTGCAACCTGGCTGTTTTTCTCTGCAATTCCAACTCTTCTG GCTTTTAGGCGAGCTGCAGATTCAGTAGCGAAGCTAATGGATGTTACTAGAGAGGAGCTTCCTGATACTATGGCTGCAGTTCGACTCTCTGGTATGGAGATCAGTGACCTAACCATGGAGCTCAGTGACATTGG CCAAGGATTAACACAAGGCGTTAGAAGCTCAACTCGAGCTGTCCGCTTAGCAGAGGAAAGATTGCGACAATTTTCAAGCACAAATCAATCAG CAACCATGCAGGGTCTACTAGTCCCAACGGCGACCAGGACAGCAGAACCAGCTTTAGCCAAAAAGGCGAGGGACCTAAGGGAAGGGATAGTTAAAGGTCGTCAAGTTTTGCAAATGCTTTTCGCCCTCACCCGGTATTCCACAACGGTCTCCAATTTCTTGAAATCCAGGGCAAAGACATAG
- the LOC132640490 gene encoding uncharacterized protein LOC132640490 isoform X3, with translation MADSSANWDNLMEAAISATWLFFSAIPTLLAFRRAADSVAKLMDVTREELPDTMAAVRLSGMEISDLTMELSDIGQGLTQGVRSSTRAVRLAEERLRQFSSTNQSATMQGLLVPTATRTAEPALAKKARDLREGIVKGRQVLQMLFALTRYSTTVSNFLKSRAKT, from the exons ATGGCCGACTCCTCAGCCAATTGGGACAATCTCATGGAG GCAGCAATTTCTGCAACCTGGCTGTTTTTCTCTGCAATTCCAACTCTTCTG GCTTTTAGGCGAGCTGCAGATTCAGTAGCGAAGCTAATGGATGTTACTAGAGAGGAGCTTCCTGATACTATGGCTGCAGTTCGACTCTCTGGTATGGAGATCAGTGACCTAACCATGGAGCTCAGTGACATTGG CCAAGGATTAACACAAGGCGTTAGAAGCTCAACTCGAGCTGTCCGCTTAGCAGAGGAAAGATTGCGACAATTTTCAAGCACAAATCAATCAG CAACCATGCAGGGTCTACTAGTCCCAACGGCGACCAGGACAGCAGAACCAGCTTTAGCCAAAAAGGCGAGGGACCTAAGGGAAGGGATAGTTAAAGGTCGTCAAGTTTTGCAAATGCTTTTCGCCCTCACCCGGTATTCCACAACGGTCTCCAATTTCTTGAAATCCAGGGCAAAGACATAG
- the LOC132642296 gene encoding protein MIZU-KUSSEI 1-like, with protein sequence MDQEPPQSSSTPRTSVSLSSSSSITSKKPPPPTTPPLSLLEPANSTKKKSRTRVFRVFRNVFRSFPIITPACRLPSLPGGRLPDSNSRIIAGSRITGTLFGYRKGRVSLSIQENPRTFPTVVLELALQTNVLQKEMNLGMVRIALECEKRDKKEKINLLEEPLWTMYCNGKKNGYGVKREATEEDLNVMEIIKPVSMGAGVLPGKSDVEGPDGEMTYMRAHFERVVKSKDAETLYMLSPDANDGPELSIFFVRI encoded by the exons ATGGATCAGGAACCACCacaatcatcatcaacaccaagaACAAGCGTATCattgtcatcttcttcttcaataaCGTCGAAAAAACCTCCACCACCAACAACTCCACCATTATCCCTCCTTGAACCGGCTAATTCTACCAAGAAAAAAAGCCGGACTAGGGTTTTTCGAGTTTTTCGTAACGTTTTTCGATCATTCCCTATTATAACACCTGCATGCAGACTCCCTTCTCTCCCCGGTGGTCGGTTACCGGACAGTAATAGCCGTATAATCGCCGGTTCAAGAATCACCGGAACGTTGTTTGGATATCGAAAAGGACGTGTTAGTCTTTCCATTCAAGAAAACCCTAGGACTTTTCCTACGGTAGTTCTTGAACTGGCTTTGCAAACCAATGTTTTGCAGAAGGAAATGAATCTTGGCATG GTGAGGATTGCTTTAGAATGTGAGAAAAGGGACAAAAAGGAGAAGATAAATCTTCTTGAAGAACCATTATGGACCATGTATTGTAATGGCAAAAAAAATGGCTATGGTGTGAAAAGagaagctacagaagaagatctCAATGTGATGGAGATTATCAAGCCAGTGTCGATGGGCGCCGGCGTCTTGCCCGGAAAATCCGATGTGGAAGGGCCGGACGGCGAGATGACGTACATGAGGGCGCATTTTGAACGTGTGGTTAAATCAAAGGATGCTGAAACCCTATACATGTTGAGCCCAGATGCAAATGATGGACCTGAATTGAGTATTTTCTTTGTAAGAATATAA